The Arvicola amphibius chromosome 11, mArvAmp1.2, whole genome shotgun sequence genome has a segment encoding these proteins:
- the LOC121677359 gene encoding 40S ribosomal protein S19-like — protein MPGIHVKDKPAAFLRKSRKLKVPKRVGQSSWPSTDNFIPMIKTGSYPSCSHSPAPIPSGQARVGSMAERKDIGRGSWGMATQERKRAKKDQDGSPKLTPWGQRVLDGTGGSCQQEGENKRC, from the coding sequence ATGCCTGGAATTCATGTAAAAGACAAACCGGCAGCTTTTCTCAGAAAGTCCAGGAAGCTGAAAGTCCCCAAACGGGTGGGGCAGTCAAGCTGGCCAAGCACAGACAACTTTATTCCTATGATAAAAACTGGTTCCTACCCAAGTTGCTCCCACAGTCCAGCACCTATACCTTCAGGGCAGGCTAGAGTTGGCTCCATGGCCGAGAGAAAGGACATCGGGAGAGGCTCTTGGGGTATGGCCACCCAGGAGCGGAAAAGAGCAAAAAAGGATCAAGATGGAAGCCCCAAGCTAACACCTTGGGGACAGAGAGTTCTGGACGGAACAGGTGGCAGCTGTCAACAAGAGGGAGAGAACAAAAGATGCTAG